One genomic region from Rutidosis leptorrhynchoides isolate AG116_Rl617_1_P2 unplaced genomic scaffold, CSIRO_AGI_Rlap_v1 contig117, whole genome shotgun sequence encodes:
- the LOC139881137 gene encoding putative L-ascorbate peroxidase 6, translating into MAARATIPNRPLKMMISTANGVLCCSSINFPAKLQRQFGAKPIAASLSTSSIDDSNKDQALVLDRRRLVLSLSASPLLLLLNNSAANAAEIDESDYLGIMKEEIRKVVTKNKAPGILRLAFHDAGTFEMNENSGGMNGSIVYELDRPENAGLKKPVKILEKAKSQVDALKPVSWADMIAVGGAEAVSVCGGPQIPVQLGRLDLMKPDAEGKLPEETLDASGLKKSFQRKGFSTQELVALSGAHTLGSKGFGNPTVFDNSYYKILLEKPWMSSAGMTSMIGLPSDRALVEDDDCVRWIKLYAEDQDLFFEDFKNAYIKLVNSGASWKNT; encoded by the exons ATGGCGGCGCGAGCGACTATCCCCAACCGTCCGTTAAAGATGATGATTTCAACTGCTAATGGAGTTCTCTGTTGTTCCTCAATCAATTTTCCCGCGAAATTGCAACGGCAGTTTGGCGCCAAACCCATCGCAGCTTCTCTGTCAACCAGCTCCATTGATGACTCAA ATAAAGACCAAGCTCTCGTTTTAGATAGAAGAAGGCTAGTTTTATCGTTATCGGCGTCGCCGTTGCTTCTTCTTTTGAATAACTCCGCTGCCAATGCAGCTGA GATAGATGAAAGTGATTATCTGGGGATCATGAAGGAGGAGATAAGGAAGGTAGTGACTAAAAACAAGGCTCCTGGTATACTGCGGCTTGCTTTTCACGATGCTGGGACCTTCGAAATGAATGAGAATTCAG GGGGTATGAATGGTTCCATAGTTTACGAGCTTGATAGACCTGAAAATGCTGGCTTAAAAAAGCCTGTGAAG ATTTTAGAGAAAGCAAAGAGCCAAGTGGATGCCCTTAAACCAG TATCTTGGGCAGACATGATAGCTGTGGGAGGAGCTGAAGCAGTTTCGGTTTGTGGGGGTCCTCAAATTCCTGTTCAGTTGGGAAGACTAGATTTGAT GAAACCTGATGCTGAAGGAAAACTGCCAGAAGAAACCCTGGATGCCTCTGGTTTGAAGAAATCCTTTCAAAGAAAAGGCTTCTC AACACAGGAGCTTGTTGCATTATCCGGAGCTCATACTCTTGGAAGCAAAGGCTTCGGGAATCCAACTGTTTTTGACAATTCTTATTACAAAATTCTTTTAGAGAAGCCATGGATGTCTTCAG CTGGTATGACAAGCATGATTGGACTTCCTTCCGATCGTGCtcttgttgaagatgatgattgtgTTAG ATGGATTAAACTGTATGCTGAAGATCAGGACCTATTCTTCGAGGATTTTAAGAATGCATACATCAAGCTTGTCAATTCTGGTGCCAGTTGGAAAAATACATGA
- the LOC139881141 gene encoding LOW QUALITY PROTEIN: G-type lectin S-receptor-like serine/threonine-protein kinase SD2-5 (The sequence of the model RefSeq protein was modified relative to this genomic sequence to represent the inferred CDS: inserted 1 base in 1 codon) — MCLFLLIGTSTASIRSIGQIKPGFEAAEMSFIDNDGLFLVSNSSDFAFGFNPTSDVTLFLLVVIHMDSRQVIWSANRGKPVANSDKFVFDDSGNVFLRKGDDPIWSLDTANKGVSAVELQDSGNLVLLGNDSKVIWQSFSHPTDTLISNQDFVEGMKLESDPDTNNLTYFLEIKSGDMFLSAAYKTPQPYWSMGKEKXKIINQEGGDVVRATLVANSWNLYDKSKALLWQFVFSQDDNVNATWVAFLTKNGVITFYMLQNGGSNAASKSIPNDPCSTPESCGSYFICSGQNKCQCPSAVGSYSNCQPLGGKSPCKSSTKLVSPGDGLSYVALEYISPANKTDLEGCKSSCLGNCSCVALFYQNSSRNCFLLDSLGSFVDSQQGSGYRSFVKVLDDGGSTSSDDSNQKRFPYVVIIAIGTIFVIFGIIFLAFQYYKKKRKLPESPKGSSEEDNFLESLSGMPIRFTYKELETATNNFTKKLGQGGFGSVYQGALLDGTRIAVKQLEDIGQGKKEFRAEVSIIGSIHHLHLVKLRGFCAEGFHRLLVYEYMANGSLDRWIFKKNNEFMLDWETRFNIALGTAKGLAYLHEDCDSKIIHCDIKPENVLLDDNFMAKVSDFGLAKLMTREQSHVFTTMRGTRGYLAPEWITNYAISEKSDVYSYGMVLLEIIGGRKNYDPSESSEKSHFPSFVFKMMEEGKLQDILDSKLTIDEKDERATAAIKVALWCIQEDMHLRPSMTKVVQMLEGLCPVPKPPTSSPIGFRLYSNVFKSMSEEGTSSGPSDCNSDAFLSAVRLSGPR; from the exons ATGTGTCTTTTCCTATTGATCGGAACATCTACGGCTAGCATTCGAAGCATCGGCCAGATTAAACCAGGATTTGAAGCGGCCGAAATGAGCTTCATCGACAATGATGGGCTATTTCTTGTATCTAATAGCTCGGATTTCGCATTTGGCTTCAACCCGACAAGTGATGTGACCTTGTTCCTGTTAGTTGTTATTCACATGGACAGCAGGCAAGTAATTTGGTCAGCAAATAGAGGCAAACCAGTGGCCAATTCGGATAAATTCGTTTTCGACGATAGTGGCAATGTATTCCTACGAAAAGGAGATGATCCGATTTGGTCACTCGATACTGCTAACAAAGGAGTTTCTGCTGTTGAGCTTCAGGATTCCGGGAATTTAGTTTTGCTTGGAAATGACAGTAAGGTGATTTGGCAGAGTTTCAGCCATCCGACCGATACCCTTATATCGAACCAAGATTTCGTTGAAGGGATGAAGCTTGAAAGTGATCCGGACACGAATAATCTGACTTACTTTCTCGAGATCAAGTCTGGTGACATGTTTCTATCAGCAGCTTACAAAACTCCTCAGCCATACTGGTCTATGGGGAAAGAGA CTAAAATAATCAATCAGGAAGGTGGGGATGTTGTCCGAGCAACTCTAGTGGCTAATTCATGGAATTTGTATGATAAAAGTAAAGCCTTGCTCTGGCAGTTTGTTTTCTCTCAAGATGATAATGTAAACGCTACATGGGTTGCATTCTTGACAAAGAACGGTGTTATCACTTTCTACATGTTACAAAATGGAGGATCCAATGCTGCTTCAAAAAGTATTCCGAATGATCCTTGCAGCACACCGGAATCTTGTGGTTCGTATTTCATTTGTTCCGGTCAGAATAAATGTCAATGCCCTTCTGCTGTTGGTAGCTATTCAAATTGTCAGCCTCTGGGAGGTAAATCTCCCTGTAAGAGTTCGACGAAGCTTGTGAGTCCTGGTGATGGGTTGAGTTATGTGGCGCTTGAATACATTTCCCCGGCAAATAAAACAGATTTGGAAGGCTGTAAATCCTCTTGCCTTGGAAATTGCTCTTGCGTTGCCTTGTTCTACCAAAATAGTTCTAGAAACTGCTTCTTGTTGGATAGCCTTGGCAGCTTTGTGGATTCTCAGCAGGGTTCTGGTTATCGGTCATTTGTTAAAGTCTTGGACGATGGGGGGAGTACTAGCTCAGATGACTCCAACCAGAAACGTTTTCCATACGTGGTGATCATAGCGATTGGGACAATCTTCGTCATTTTTGGAATAATCTTTCTGGCATTTCAATACTACAAGAAGAAGAGAAAGCTCCCTGAATCTCCCAAGGGTTCTTCAGAAGAGGACAACTTTTTGGAAAGTTTATCCGGAATGCCAATCCGTTTCACCTACAAAGAGCTGGAAACTGCCACTAACAACTTCACTAAGAAACTCGGACAAGGCGGGTTCGGATCCGTTTACCAAGGAGCTCTTCTGGATGGCACCCGAATAGCTGTGAAGCAGTTAGAAGATATCGGTCAAGGGAAGAAGGAGTTTAGAGCGGAAGTTAGCATCATTGGCAGCATCCATCATCTCCATTTGGTTAAGCTTAGAGGCTTCTGTGCAGAAGGATTTCATCGGCTTCTTGTTTACGAGTACATGGCAAATGGTTCCTTGGATAGATGGATATTTAAGAAGAACAATGAGTTTATGTTAGATTGGGAAACAAGGTTTAATATCGCCTTGGGGACAGCAAAAGGCCTAGCATACCTTCACGAAGATTGTGACTCAAAGATCATCCACTGCGACATAAAACCCGAGAATGTTCTACTTGATGACAATTTCATGGCTAAAGTCTCGGATTTCGGATTGGCTAAGCTAATGACTAGAGAGCAAAGCCATGTCTTCACGACGATGAGAGGAACCAGGGGCTATCTTGCACCGGAGTGGATCACAAACTACGCCATTTCCGAAAAGAGTGATGTTTACAGCTATGGGATGGTGTTACTAGAGATCATAGGAGGAAGGAAAAACTACGATCCCTCCGAAAGTTCAGAGAAGTCACATTTCCCTTCTTTTGTCTTTAAAATGATGGAAGAAGGGAAGTTGCAGGACATCCTGGATTCGAAGCTGACGATTGACGAGAAAGACGAGAGGGCTACGGCTGCCATTAAAGTGGCTTTATGGTGTATTCAGGAAGATATGCATTTAAGGCCATCGATGACGAAAGTTGTCCAAATGCTTGAAGGTCTTTGCCCTGTTCCTAAGCCTCCGACTTCTTCACCTATCGGTTTCCGGCTTTACTCCAATGTGTTCAAATCGATGAGCGAAGAAGGGACATCCTCGGGGCCGTCGGATTGTAATAGTGATGCCTTTTTATCAGCTGTTAGGCTTTCAGGGCCTAGATAA